The DNA sequence GGAAAACACTGTATGAAAATTGAATAAGATAATAAGTAGACTTTTTTCAACTAGTTCGATTTCATAGTTTCAGTATGATAGAGAGGAGATATACGATGTATTTATATTTATGGATCGTTTTTATAGGATTCATACTTTTTACCGCGCTGCCGTTATTTTCTGCTAAACACAGAACGGTGTGGAAGGTGGTTCAAGTTGTTGTGGTCACTTTTTCCATTATCCTCGCGGTGTTTGTCATTGAAGTCCTACAAATCCCGCCACTTCCAGTAATCATTTTCGTTGTTATCGTGAGTTTTCTAACGGACAGGTCTACCTATACGAAGACAGGTGCCATTATCGTTAGTGTGATTGTTATCCTTATTGGTGGGGCAGCCTATTACATATTTCATGATGATCCGGACTATGTACAGAAATACATAGACAACAATCCTGATCTCGCTTCCATGCATGTGAGTGTAGACGGAGAATCGATCGTTAGCGAAGGGGCAGATATGAAACGTCCTCTCGCTAGCGTAGTAAAGACGATTATTGCGATCGAATATGCGAACCAGGCGACTAAGGGTACAGTCGATCCAGGGGAGCTCATTGCATTAGAAGAGCTTGAAAAGTTCTACCTTGCCAATACGGATGGCGGCGCACACCCCGCATGGCTCGATGAAATGAGCGCTTCAAATAAAATAGTCAATAATGAAGTCCCTTTACATGAAGTGGCTAAAGGAATGATCATGTTCAGTTCCAATGCAAACACCGATTTTTTAATAGAAAAATTAGGTGCTGATTCGATAAATCATGTTATAGAAGCACTAGACCTTGAAAATCACGACCCAGTCTATCCAGTTGTTTCTGCATTGCTAGTATCAGAATTTGTAAATGAGCAGCACGATGGAAGCTTAAGCAGTGACGAATTAAAGGAGCTGCTCCAATCGATGTCTCTTGAAGAATACAGGGAAATAGCGTGGGAGGTTCACGATGAGCTGAAGGAAGGAGAGGCCGACTTTTTCCATGAGAGCGTTTCTATCCCGATGGATTTGCAGAAAATATGGTCTGATCGTCTGCCGAATGCAACCGTGAAGGATTATGGAAAGGTGA is a window from the Evansella cellulosilytica DSM 2522 genome containing:
- a CDS encoding serine hydrolase, with translation MYLYLWIVFIGFILFTALPLFSAKHRTVWKVVQVVVVTFSIILAVFVIEVLQIPPLPVIIFVVIVSFLTDRSTYTKTGAIIVSVIVILIGGAAYYIFHDDPDYVQKYIDNNPDLASMHVSVDGESIVSEGADMKRPLASVVKTIIAIEYANQATKGTVDPGELIALEELEKFYLANTDGGAHPAWLDEMSASNKIVNNEVPLHEVAKGMIMFSSNANTDFLIEKLGADSINHVIEALDLENHDPVYPVVSALLVSEFVNEQHDGSLSSDELKELLQSMSLEEYREIAWEVHDELKEGEADFFHESVSIPMDLQKIWSDRLPNATVKDYGKVMRAISDNTATVPGGEEVLRDVMEWPMELHASNREMYAHFGAKGGSTAFVLNQALYVEDHKGKKVELIIFTEGFSFIEQIKISRNMNAFLIQVLDENLG